One region of Bombyx mori chromosome 27, ASM3026992v2 genomic DNA includes:
- the LOC101744254 gene encoding hexokinase HKDC1, with amino-acid sequence MSAAVENQRTVEIELVNGHGGADPRKWEDLFLPTPLKLENRLRAQKIEARLSKLMLCGSTLRRVAEVFEKEIEAGLRQQPSSLQMENTYVPELPDGTEEGSFLALDLGGTNFRVLFLELKAGQLLREKVKHYHINDALRLGPGEDLFNFLADCVQDFLVSQSMEKETFSLGFTFSFPMRQHSISSGELITWTKSFNCGGMDGVDVAALLQRCLSARSLDVTVRVLLNDTTGTLVAGAHIDRNVGIGVILGTGSNGCYMERASRVLHWERPHSAVHDVCIDIEWGAFGDNGCLDFLRTEFDDEVDAKSLLVASFTFEKYIGGKYLGDLLTFTLSALARDGLFPADPNFRKLQTSHVSLFEEESCAGEVSRTLSALREACNSDLLSTADALVAQYVAHVISNRAAQLVSVCISTLLKRMDRPYVAVAVDGSVFKHHPRIAKLMNKYIALLAPAHQFSLMIAEDGSGKGSALTAAIAARMATRGVARL; translated from the exons aTCGAGGCCCGTCTCAGCAAGTTAATGCTATGCGGCTCAACACTACGTAGAGTTGCAGAGGTGTTCGAGAAAGAAATCGAGGCGGGACTCCGACAACAGCCTTCGAGTTTGCAAATGGAAAATACTTATGTCCCAGAATTGCCTGACGGAACAG AGGAAGGCTCGTTCTTAGCGTTGGATTTGGGTGGTACAAATTTTAGAGTCCTGTTTTTGGAACTGAAAGCTGGACAATTGCTCCGTGAGAAAGTGAAACACTATCACATAAA tgATGCCTTACGACTGGGTCCCGGTGAAGACCTGTTTAACTTCTTAGCAGATTGCGTGCAGGATTTTTTGGTTTCACAATCTATGGAAAAAGAAACCTTCTCTTTGG GTTTCACATTCTCGTTTCCTATGAGGCAGCACTCGATATCCTCTGGAGAACTAATAACTTGGACCAAGAGCTTCAACTGCGGCGGAATGGACGGGGTTGATGTAGCTGCCCTGCTGCAGAGGTGCCTCAGCGCCAGGAGTCTGGATGTCACCGTGCGGGTGCTCCTGAATGATACAACTGGCACTTTGGTCGCTGGAGCTCATATCGATCGTAACGTTGGA ATCGGCGTGATTCTGGGTACCGGGTCAAACGGGTGTTATATGGAGCGCGCGTCACGGGTCCTCCACTGGGAGCGTCCTCACTCTGCAGTGCACGATGTGTGCATCGACATCGAGTGGGGTGCCTTCGGCGATAACGGCTGCCTCGACTTCCTTCGCACAGAGTTCGACGACGAAGTGGACGCTAAGAGCCTGCTGGTCGCTTCTTTTAC TTTCGAAAAGTACATAGGAGGCAAATATCTCGGGGACCTATTGACTTTTACTTTGAGTGCGTTGGCGCGAGATGGTCTGTTTCCAGCTGATCCTAATTTCCGTAAACTGCAGACATCGCATGTCAGTTTGTTCGAAGA AGAGAGCTGCGCCGGCGAAGTGTCTCGCACATTGTCAGCGCTCCGCGAAGCCTGCAATTCAGATTTGTTGAGCACAGCAGACGCCCTTGTAGCGCAGTATGTGGCGCACGTTATATCTAACCGAGCTGCCCAacttgtgtctgttt GTATCTCGACTTTACTCAAACGTATGGACAGGCCGTACGTGGCGGTGGCAGTTGACGGGTCCGTGTTCAAACATCACCCTCGTATCGCAAAActcatgaataaatatataGCACTGCTAGCGCCAGCTCATCAA ttttCACTGATGATTGCTGAGGACGGTAGCGGCAAGGGCTCGGCCTTGACAGCGGCTATCGCAGCTCGTATGGCTACAAGAGGCGTGGCGAGGTTATAA